Genomic DNA from Desulfonema ishimotonii:
ACAATTATCTCATCAATCAGCCCGGCTTCGGCAAACAGGGAGTTGACCATTGCTCCGCCTGCCAGAACCACCTCTGAGAATCCCTCCGCCGCCAGATGCTCTAAAACAGCGCCCGGAGACTCGTCCGTAAACACCAGGTTTTCCCATTCCGAAATCCGCTTTTTGTTCCGTGTCAGGATGATATTTTTCCGGTCAGGCAGGGGTTTCCCGATGGTATCAAAGGTTTTGGAGCCCATAATCACCACCCCGGCCCTTTTGGTGATTTCGACAAACAGCTTTTTGTCGGCTTTGCCCGTCCAGTCCGGGAAATGGTCCGGGCTTTTTCCGATTTTCCCATCCAGCGTCGTTGCCATCAACAGAATAACTTTCATCTTCTCTCCGTTATGTGCATCTGAAAAATTTCAGTGTCATTCCTGTGTTTGCACAAAGCTGTCTGCTGATGCCGGAGTAGAGTGGGCACGTCTTTTTGTGCCCACCGGTTTCCCGCACAGAAAAATTCACAGGTACATATTCTTATCTGATCCGCGTTCATTGCTAACCGCGAATGAACACGAATACACGCCAATTAAAAGTGTTCTTATTAGCAGATGATTTTGTGCAAAAAGTTGGGACACACCCAATGTCAGGGACTCGGCATGAAATAACTTACCGGCAGACAGCTTTTTTTCGGAGTGCAAAAGTCAGGCCCCGAAGGGGCAATCTTTTGCAAAAGCTGCGAAAAACCGGCCTCCGGCCTTAATTTTCGCACTCCGCTTCTGATTCGTTGGCATTTTAAAAACAGCTTCTTATGGAAAATTTATTTCTTCCAAGTCCCTCACAGCCCGGACCAGCGGCCCGGAAATTCATTTTCGGCCAGTCGCATGGGAATAAATTCCCATGCTGAACCATTGAAACCCGCTGAAGCGGGTTGGGCTGATATTGCTGATGGTCTGTTTAAAAAAACAGTGTCTCAGATCGCATTTGAAACGCCTCCAAGGGTTGAAATATCACATCCGGCCCAGCGGCCTCTCGTCATACACAAATTTTCAAATCTCTGATTTCATCTATAAATACGCCACATTATCTGTCCCAGAGGGACGACGGACAGGCGAATATATGAATTTTCCGCCGTCCCTCCGGGAGTGACAATATTTTAAGGTTCCTGATCCCGGCAATGAAAGGGTCTACAGCCCGCACCATTCAGCAACAATCTGCGTATAGATCTCCACGGCCTGACCGATTTTTTCGAGAAAACAGTATTCATCGGTCTGATGGGCCATCCCCGCCTCGCCCGGCCCCATGATCAGGGACGGAACCCCGCCGAAAGCAGGCATCAGATAGCCCGCATCCGTAAAATACGACACGGTCCGCACTTCGGGCCGCTCCCCCAGAATCGGCGTAAGGGTCTCACAGACCGACTCAATCCAGGGGTGAGACGGCTCGGTCCAGAGCCCTTCCACGCTCACGCTCTGTGAAAGCATCACCTCATCGCCCAGCGCCTCCGACAGCCTGCGGAACAGCGCATCGTGCGACAGCCCCGGAACCGTGCGGATATCAATCCCGAAAGCGGTCCGGTCCGGGACGGAATTGATATTGACGCCGCCGGAAATTACCCCCACGTTCAGGGTTGGCCTGCCCAGATACGGGTGCGGCGCGATCCCGAAATCGAACTGTTCCAGCTTCAGAACCGCCCTGGCCGCCTTGTAAATCGCGTTCTCCCCCTTTTCCGGCATGGAGCCGTGGGCGCTTTTCCCACAGGTCACGGCGTCGAGCCAGAATGCGCCCTTGTGCCCGATGATGGGGATGTTGCCGGTGGGTTCGGCCACGATCAGCGCCCCGGCCTCTCCGAGTTCTTCGGGGACCGTCGCCAGATAGGCCGAGCCTTCACAGCCGGTCTCCTCCCCCGCGACAAAGACGAGGGTCAGCCCCGGTGTGCTGTCGAGCCGGTCCGCCAGGGCAATGCCCGCAGCCACAGCCGCGGCAATACCGCTTTTCATGTCGCTGCTCCCGCGCCCGTAAAGCTTTCCGCCGGCAATCTCTCCGCCAAACGGGTCCGTGCGCCAGGACGCCCCCCCCAGCGGAACCGTGTCGATATGTCCGGCAAGGCAAAGCGGCTTTTTCTCGCTGCATCCGCCCCGCCGGGCCACCAGGCCGGTGCGGCCCGGGGCAAATTCATGAAACCGGACCGCAAATCCGGCCGACGCCAGCAGATCACCCAGGAATTCAGCGCATGGCCCTTCGTTTCCGGGCGGATTGATGGTGTTGAATCGGATCAGCTTCCGGGTCAGTTCTATCACGTCAGTCTTTTTCGACATCCTGCTATCTCCTTTTCCGGAAAATATTCCGGGCCATAAGCCGGGGACAACCAGTCCCCGGCAGAACAGAACCTATCGTTTTTTCTCTTATTTTTCCCATGAAGCAGACAGGTTTGTCAAACGGTTTCATCAGGAATCCGCCATGAAAGCCCCTGCGTCCGCATGTCCCAGGTCTGAATCCGTTTGTACCGGTTACATCTTTAATTCACCGGCCCGCTGTGTTATTTTGTTTTTTTAACTTTACTCCGAGAAGTCCCCTTCCTGAGTGATAGCGAAGGTGGGGGATGAATCGGAGTCTGAGGGGCATCTTTTCACAGAAAAGCGTCCCCGGAAACAGGTTTTTGCTGACCGGTGATTTGTTCTGTGATACAGGCGGTTATATGGATTTCGTCATACGCCGTTCCTATAAATACAGGATTTATCCCACAAAGGCTCAGATTTCCACTATGGAGAACCAGTTCTCCATGTGCCGCCATCTGTACAACCGGAGCCTTGCGGAGCGGACTGATGCATATAAGAAAGACGGCACAACCGTCACCTATAACCAGCAGCAGAACAGCCTGCCGGAGCTGAAAAAAGAACGTCCCTGGTACAAGGGCGTGTATTCCCAGGTGCTTCAGGATGTCCTGAGAAGATTGGACAACGCTTATCAGGCGTTTTTCCGCAGAGCGAAGGCGGGCGGGAAACCCGGATTCCCGAAATTCAGAAAGCGGGGACAGTGGAACAGCATCACCTATCCTCAGTACCGGAAACGCCCGGCCTCCGTTATCACCGTTCCCAAAATCGGCAGGATGAGACTTGTATATCACCGTGAACTCCCGGAAGACGCAACAGTGAAGACGCTGACAATCACGAGGGAAGCCGGTAGGTGGTTTGCCTGTTTCTCGGCAGAACTCCCGTTCGTTGCCGAGCCTGAACAGGGCCTGACCGAGCCTCTCGGTATTGACCTCGGCCTTATCGATTTCTTCCATGCCTCTGACGGTTCCCATGTTCCGGTTCCGAAGCATCTCAGAAAAAAAGAAAAACAGTTAGGGCGGTTGCAGCGAAGGCTGGCAAAGGCAGAGAAGCGTTCAGAAAAATATTACAGACTTCTGAGGGCGGTTCGGAAGTGCCATTACCGGATAAAGTGCCGGAGATCGGATTTTCTGCATAAGACAGCCAACGGTCTTCTGAAAAAAAGCGGCCTGATCTTTTACGAAGATCTTCGGATCGCTAATATGATGCGAAGACCGAAGCCGAAACAGGATGAGGACGGAAAATATCTTCCGAACAATGCCTCAGCCAAAGCAGGCCTGAATAAATCCCTGGCCGATGCGGGGTGGGGAAGATTCCTTGAAATTCTGAAATACAAGTCCCGCCATCTCGGTAAAAAGACACTTGCCGTACCGCCGCAGTATACATCACAGAAATGTTCCGCCTGCGGCGAGATTGTGAAAAAATCCCTGGCTGTCCGTACACACCGGTGTGCCTGCGGTTTTGTTGCCAACCGTGATCTCAACGCGGCTCTCAATATTTTGCGTATCGGGATGGATACGCTTCAGGCTCCGACCTGACAGAAGCCCCTTCCGAATCTGTGATTCAGGAGGGGAGCATTCACACGGCATGACCCTTCGTACAGTTTAAGATTTTTGCAGGGAGAGCGCTTATGGCTTCGTCTCAGAATTCATCGGAAACTTACAGCGGATTTGAACAGGGACCGATCCGTCCCCCCAGCGAGGCCAACAGCCTGCTGATCCGCGTTACCCGCAACTGCCCCTGGAACAAGTGTACCTTCTGCCCGGTTTACAAGGGCAAGACCTTTTCCAGAAGGCCGGTTGCCCATGTGAAGCAGGACATTGACGCCGTTCACAGATATGTGGAGATGCTTCAGGGTGAAACCGGGGCATCGGACCGCATCAGCCATCTGGTGGTCCGCGATATTGCCGCACGGGTCTCCCCGGAGGACGAAGCGGCCTTTTACGCTTCCGTGAACTGGTTCAGCGGCGGGCTTCGGTCTGTGTTCATCCAGGACGCCAACAGCCTGATCGTCAAACCGGAGGCGCTGGTGGAAATCCTGACACACCTGCGAAAGCGCTTCCCCTGGGCGGACCGGATCACCTCTTATGCCCGCTCCCACACCATCGCCCGGATCAGCGACGGGGATTTGAAATCCATCAGCGATGCCGGGCTGAACCGGATTCACATCGGCCTGGAATCCGGTTCGGACGCGGTGTTGAAAAAGGTCCGAAAGGGCGCGACCAAGGCGCTCCATATCAAAGCCGGGGTAAAGGTGAAGGCCGCAGGCATGGAATTGTCGGAATATGTGATGCCGGGGCTTGGCGGGCAGGAACTCTCCGAAATCCACGCGCGGGAGACGGCGGATGCCCTCAGTCAGATCAACCCGGATTATATCCGGCTGCGGACGCTGGCCATCCCCGGCAGGGCCCCCCTTTCTGAGGCGTATCAGTCCGGGGCGTTCAGAAAATGCACCGACCTGATGATGGCAAAGGAGATCCTGCTTTTTATTCAGAGCCTGGACGGCATCACCGGGACGCTCACAAGCGATCACATCCTCAATCTGTTTCAGGAGGTGGAGGGCGTGTTTCCCCATGACAGGGAAAAGATGACACAGATTCTGAGTGCCTTTCTGGAGATGCCGCCGGCGCGTCAGTGCCTGTATCAGGTGGGCAGGCGGCTGGGCATCTTTCACGGTCTGTCTGACATGGACTCGCCGCAGCGGGTGCGGAAGGTGGAAAGGGTCTGCCGGGAAAACGGCATTACGCCGGAAAATGCGGATGAGGTGGTTGACGCGCTGATGAAGCGGTTTATATAGCGTCTCCGGCGACGCCGGGAAAGGCATCGCCGGAGGGTACGGAGCGGCCTAATTCGCCCGGATTCCGAATTCGCTGATGGCCTTCTGAACCGGAATGGCAAAGCCGAGGCCCTCGAATTTGTAAGTGATCTGCTTCAGGGTGTTGATCCCGATGACCTCCCCGGATTCGTTAATCAGCGGGCCGCCGCTGTTGCCGGGGTAGATCTGCGCATTGGTCTGAATGTAGCCCCGGTCAAACCCGGAGAGAACCCCGGAGCTGACAGAATCTCCCAGCCCGATGGGGCTTCCGATGGCATAAACCCGTCCCCCCTGCGCGACCTGTCTGGCCTGGGCCGGTGTGAGCTTCGGGGTTTTGTACCGGTCCAGCTTCAGAAGGGCCAGATCGTACTGGCTGCTTGCGGACACCAGATATACGTCCAGTTCGGTATCATCTTTGAGAATAATTTTGAAGGTCTGGGTTAGCTGGGCTATGCTGTTGCTTCTTTTATAGCTTATTTTATCGGTTTCATATTGCCGACGGTTGGATTCAAAATCGCGCTTTCTCTCTTCATAGTCCTTTTTCCAGGCGTTGTATTTTTCCAGTTCCATTGCATATTTGGCCTCTTCGGCCTCTCTGATGGCACGATTTTTACGGGTATCTTTTTTTATCGCGTTGACAGATTTTCTGTAGTTGTCCAGATACGTTTTTGTCTTTCTGAGCCGTTCCTTTTCCGCCCTAAAATCCTTTTTGATCTGTTTGACACGGTTATCAACCTTCCCGATGTACTTTCTGGTCTCTCTCTGTCGGTTCTCATCGCCACGGATAACGTGTTTGTTGGTCAGGATATAGCCGTCATTGGTGATAAAAAAACCCGATCCGGTTCCTGCAGGCGTTTTGACAGTGACGGTCCCCAGAGAGGCTTTTTCAATGGCGTTTCTTGGGCGGAATTTATCATTCAGCGCCTTTTCAAGATCCTGAAGCCCTGAAAGATCCCCGGCAGTACCGCGGACGACCTCCATACTTTCCGGGCTTGTGGTGCTTTCCGGGCTTGCGGTGGGGCTGTCTGTGAATCGCCAGACCCCGTTTTCATCCTTGTACTTGTAGATCTCCGCAGTGCAGAGATTGCAACATAAGATGGAAGTGAAAAAAAAGAGGGGAACCAGCCAGATCATTTTTTTCATGCGGAATACTCCTTTGGCTTGATAATAGCATTGTGAACCGGACTTTCTGATGCCGGGTACTATTTGATATTTTTTTGGGTAAAAATTGGCAATATCCATAAAGAAAGACTGAATGTCAAACCTTATTTCTCAAATTTCCCGAATCGCCGTATGTTCTTTGACGGAATTTGAATGAAGTGGTCTGTCAAAAAACTTTCCTGACATAAAATCATGTCATTCCGAACGAATGTAAGGAATCTTTATTCATGCCGCACAGATTTCCCGCTTCGCTCGAAATGACAATATGTGAAAAAATTTTGTTGACGGACCACTTATATCAGATGGCTGACAGGATATACCGCATATCGCGGGGAAGTGACGCGGCCAGTTCAAGGGGGCTGCCGGTGCGGGGATGGCGGATGCGAAGTTCCGCCGCGTGAAGGGCCTGCCGGGGCATTCGGAGCCGCTCCCGGTCCGCAGGTGTCATTTTGTCGCTGATAAAACGCAGAAAGATTTCATCATCAACCCCGTAAATCTTGTCGCCCACAACCGGATAGCCCATGCTGCAAAGGGTGGCGCGGATCTGGTGAAGCCTCCCGGTTCGGGGTTCCGCTTCCACCAGACTCAGCCCTTTCCGGGATTTCAGCCCTTGGAAGCGGGTGTGGCAGGTCTGCCCGTCACGGACTGAATCCGCCGATACATGCTCATAAAACCGGCGTTTCTTTCGGACCGGGCTGTCAGGGTCCGGGGCCAGAACGCCCCGCTTTGTTATCGGCTCCGCCGGGAAATCGCCTTCCACGAGAACCAGATACCGCTTGCCGACCTGACCGGCCAGGAATTGTTCCTGGCAGTTTCGCGCATCCGCCGGAGTTTTGGCAATCAGCACCAGCCCGGAGGTTTCCCGGTCGATCCGGTTGACCAGCGAAACAGAGGCAAGCCCGTGTTCTTTTCTGAGCAGGGCCCAGAGGGTGTGGTTGAAATACCGCCCGCCCGGATGACAGGGCAGGTTGCCCGGCTTGTTGACGACCATGATGGCATCATCTTCACAGATCACCGAATATCCCGTGTTCACCGGAGGCTCGGCAATCGCCTCCGCAAGATATTCCAGCGCATCGCCCTTTTTCAGCAACACATCCGGGTCCGCAGGTCCGTGGTTCAGCAGGATTGCCCTGTCCCGGATGCGCTCAAGCCATTCTGCCCGGCTGTGGTAGGAAAACCGGTTCGTCAGAAAATCAGACAGCGTCATTCCGGCCTCTGCGGGTCTGATCCGAATTTTAGCATTTCTTTTCATGTGAGCTACCCAAAGCTAAAGCTTTCGGGCTTCCTGTTTCACAGAAAACGGCCTGATGGCCTGAAAGGCATCAGGGCTTACACTTTCTCCACAGGCTTTGAATCCCGTCGCTCCGACGGTACAAAGATTTTTAAGATTGACAGCGGCGTTGATATCCCGGTCATGTTCCGTTCCGCAATTTCCGCAGGTCCAGATACGGTCACTGAGTTTCAGATCGGAATTCACAGCGCCGCACACATTACACATTTTGCTTGAAGGGAAGAAC
This window encodes:
- a CDS encoding dihydrofolate reductase family protein → MKVILLMATTLDGKIGKSPDHFPDWTGKADKKLFVEITKRAGVVIMGSKTFDTIGKPLPDRKNIILTRNKKRISEWENLVFTDESPGAVLEHLAAEGFSEVVLAGGAMVNSLFAEAGLIDEIIVTISPKIFGFGLSLFTQEISMELVLKDVRRLGENLVCLTYSVVNAPLLNHRFGRGFFQVGA
- a CDS encoding M20 family metallopeptidase, whose amino-acid sequence is MSKKTDVIELTRKLIRFNTINPPGNEGPCAEFLGDLLASAGFAVRFHEFAPGRTGLVARRGGCSEKKPLCLAGHIDTVPLGGASWRTDPFGGEIAGGKLYGRGSSDMKSGIAAAVAAGIALADRLDSTPGLTLVFVAGEETGCEGSAYLATVPEELGEAGALIVAEPTGNIPIIGHKGAFWLDAVTCGKSAHGSMPEKGENAIYKAARAVLKLEQFDFGIAPHPYLGRPTLNVGVISGGVNINSVPDRTAFGIDIRTVPGLSHDALFRRLSEALGDEVMLSQSVSVEGLWTEPSHPWIESVCETLTPILGERPEVRTVSYFTDAGYLMPAFGGVPSLIMGPGEAGMAHQTDEYCFLEKIGQAVEIYTQIVAEWCGL
- a CDS encoding RNA-guided endonuclease InsQ/TnpB family protein, coding for MDFVIRRSYKYRIYPTKAQISTMENQFSMCRHLYNRSLAERTDAYKKDGTTVTYNQQQNSLPELKKERPWYKGVYSQVLQDVLRRLDNAYQAFFRRAKAGGKPGFPKFRKRGQWNSITYPQYRKRPASVITVPKIGRMRLVYHRELPEDATVKTLTITREAGRWFACFSAELPFVAEPEQGLTEPLGIDLGLIDFFHASDGSHVPVPKHLRKKEKQLGRLQRRLAKAEKRSEKYYRLLRAVRKCHYRIKCRRSDFLHKTANGLLKKSGLIFYEDLRIANMMRRPKPKQDEDGKYLPNNASAKAGLNKSLADAGWGRFLEILKYKSRHLGKKTLAVPPQYTSQKCSACGEIVKKSLAVRTHRCACGFVANRDLNAALNILRIGMDTLQAPT
- a CDS encoding radical SAM protein is translated as MASSQNSSETYSGFEQGPIRPPSEANSLLIRVTRNCPWNKCTFCPVYKGKTFSRRPVAHVKQDIDAVHRYVEMLQGETGASDRISHLVVRDIAARVSPEDEAAFYASVNWFSGGLRSVFIQDANSLIVKPEALVEILTHLRKRFPWADRITSYARSHTIARISDGDLKSISDAGLNRIHIGLESGSDAVLKKVRKGATKALHIKAGVKVKAAGMELSEYVMPGLGGQELSEIHARETADALSQINPDYIRLRTLAIPGRAPLSEAYQSGAFRKCTDLMMAKEILLFIQSLDGITGTLTSDHILNLFQEVEGVFPHDREKMTQILSAFLEMPPARQCLYQVGRRLGIFHGLSDMDSPQRVRKVERVCRENGITPENADEVVDALMKRFI
- a CDS encoding trypsin-like peptidase domain-containing protein, with protein sequence MKKMIWLVPLFFFTSILCCNLCTAEIYKYKDENGVWRFTDSPTASPESTTSPESMEVVRGTAGDLSGLQDLEKALNDKFRPRNAIEKASLGTVTVKTPAGTGSGFFITNDGYILTNKHVIRGDENRQRETRKYIGKVDNRVKQIKKDFRAEKERLRKTKTYLDNYRKSVNAIKKDTRKNRAIREAEEAKYAMELEKYNAWKKDYEERKRDFESNRRQYETDKISYKRSNSIAQLTQTFKIILKDDTELDVYLVSASSQYDLALLKLDRYKTPKLTPAQARQVAQGGRVYAIGSPIGLGDSVSSGVLSGFDRGYIQTNAQIYPGNSGGPLINESGEVIGINTLKQITYKFEGLGFAIPVQKAISEFGIRAN
- a CDS encoding RluA family pseudouridine synthase, with product MKRNAKIRIRPAEAGMTLSDFLTNRFSYHSRAEWLERIRDRAILLNHGPADPDVLLKKGDALEYLAEAIAEPPVNTGYSVICEDDAIMVVNKPGNLPCHPGGRYFNHTLWALLRKEHGLASVSLVNRIDRETSGLVLIAKTPADARNCQEQFLAGQVGKRYLVLVEGDFPAEPITKRGVLAPDPDSPVRKKRRFYEHVSADSVRDGQTCHTRFQGLKSRKGLSLVEAEPRTGRLHQIRATLCSMGYPVVGDKIYGVDDEIFLRFISDKMTPADRERLRMPRQALHAAELRIRHPRTGSPLELAASLPRDMRYILSAI